TCAACTATATGCAGCAGCATGTTTCTGCAGTTTGCACCAGTCGCCGGTCAGCCATGATTGAACTGTACGTGACCACTTCctccgatatatatgtatatatcacgggaattaaattaaaatgatatattctattttgcattaaattttaggatttttcTTCCCATTATTGTTATACCTTACCAAAAACGTGATTACCATAACAGACCATTTTTATAGTAAGTAAATCCATCCTTGAAAATGCATCACTTTCAATGTTTTGTATATGATACGTATAGTTGGATGCGTATCTTTTACTTTCTTACTTTATGACTTTTTACTTTTTTACTGCAAAACCCAAGTAACATCTATAAATACGTTACTTTGTGGCATTCTCTTCAACATGTAAACTTCTTTTCTCTTTACGTTACAAAATTTCTGTTTTCAGTTCACTTTCAGATGACAGCTTCTTTATTCAGCCCTGGTCTATTCATAAGGtattttctttctctctctctcttttttttttttcaatacaaAATGAAGAGGGTAAATGATTTCAGGcaattgaatgaaaaaaaaaaaaaccagtgAAACGATGAGGTTTGTAATCTAATCTGATCTGCCTGGCTCCCTGCATGCCAACTATGGATGCTGTCAAAAATGGATTGGCCCTTCCTAGTTGGCATCAGAGGAGTCAAGCAGGTCCTCATTTATTTTCTCACCATTTTCATATCATAACCTTAATTGATTTCACCTTTTCATTTAgtggatatatgtatatatcgTTTCTTCTTTTAAGTTTTGTGATTGGTTGCAAACACTGACAATCCAGTGGAAGTACAAGTTCATCTGAAGTAGGGCAAAACTTGTCCGAAGGAAGCCCAATTAACTAAGGCCCACGCAATACACAataccttttttcttttttgtacttggttttttgttattttatcaaAGGATGTGTTTgacaataaatttttttaatgtgttagaTAATGATATCACTTAAATGTTAAAGATGTTGGTTTTCCTTAAATCAtatttgaaatatattttttaattaaaatttatcaaatttatttaaaacaaataattattaaaaatcaagatttaattttattaaacaaGACAAATTTACAATAAAAATCTAGAAGGTTGAGCCATAATGTCAATGAATTCCGATCCCTTAGTCCAACTTTGAGTTTTATTCCTCTTTGTTTAATATCAAtatctaaatatatttataaaacaaaataatattatttaatttaattgaaatCGACGCCTACCAACTTGAGCATTCTTTTATTGTGCGTTGATTTGAAgataattttttaagaaaaaatggTTTACTACTTTAATTCAATAATTGTAGAGTCAATTCAAGGATTTTCTTTTTCCCAATAAAATGCAAGTTTGATCAACCCAAAAATGTGATGttaaaaatcatataatttaacgattttaatatcaaaatgatgAACAATATCTAACGCATTAATCGATTTAATGTTATATGATTTCTATTGCTATCTACAATCGATTTAATATACGtttaaatttaagtttttatgattattttaacaGTAAAATTCCAGTATATAATTATTAAAGaacattgaaaattaaattataattttattaatatttcaaaatataagCATCTAAAAGTCGGCactaagaatttttttttatgaaaatgtattAACAACAATATCCTTATGTGTTTGCCAAACTACATGTTAATGTTATCATGAGTATCCACTATTTATTTGTCACAAAATCTTCATATAAATTTGgtataatataatcataatttttttGCTATAAATACAACAGTGAGTTTTATTTTAAccactaaattaaaaaatatataatttgacCAATTGAactatataaattttttatttaagttactagattgttaagttttttttaagtTCTCCCATCAAGCTTCAAGTAATAATTCAATGATTGGTATAGTAAATCAATATTCATTGATAGGTAAAAGAACATACTTTAAATCTAAGTCAATTTAACGGTCAATATTGAATATTAGTGAAAAAAGTTGTTTGAACTTTAGTTTGTAAATTCATGACATCAAAaactatttcatgaaaaaaatgaACTGTAAAAGACAAAAGGGAAAGAGAGTTTTTTTATTGGTGCAAGCAATGTGAACAAAAAAAGTCATGTAGCATTGATTTTAATAGTctagtaacttaaatgaaaaattttaaataatttagtgaccaaaatgaaaacttaCCCATAACTTAGTGTCTAATGGTATAATTTATCCTTTTCTTAATATATATTTGTAAAAATTTGAAGATGGAAAAAGTATTTCTAACTTTGAAACCCAATCTCTCTTTTTCAATAATGAAAACACAACAACAAAAATAATTGCATAGGAAACACAGAAATTAGAGGTCTAATTTTGAGGTGAACAGGAACTGAGGAATTTAAGccaagtaatatatatatatatcatttgttGTTGTCGACTGTGAAGTGTAAAATTTCGTGTGTCTGTGATTACAAGATGGAGCAAGAGGGTCCATAGTTTTCGACGTATCCGTACGGAGGCACCGGTTGACACTGATAATAGTAGAAGGGTGGCGGTAGCTTCGTCTCGTCTTTCTTATCATCCTTCTTATCAGCGGCACTGACGCTGACCAGCTCGGCGTACCCCACGCCCTTCCTTAGCAGACTGGTTAGCTTAACTGCATCCACACCATCCCCTGTTACCTCTATTTGGCTCTTGTCATCGCCTTTCAACGAAGCCGACTCCACCCCTTTCCAAAAATACTCAACAATTAGCATAAAATCCCACAATTAAATCATGGGAAATCAAAGTTGGTAAACTACGTGAAAACGAGTTAGTTTAAGTAGTTTACTGTGTAAATTATTCAATTCAgtatttataatgatttattcTTATAGTTAAAAAAATTGGTTTCAGTTGGTTTTTATCACCTGAGAGACCAACTACAATTTTCAACGCCTTAGAGCGGGATTTCTCGCCCTTCATGGTAACCTTCACTACCATCTTttgctgaaaaaaaaaaaagaaaaagaaaaattcaataaaattggAAACTAGTTTATTACCACACATTAATCCATATGGTTCAGTCGCATACCTTCATGGTGACGTTTATCGCTTAAAATCGAAAGAAAAAGACAAAAGATGTttggaggaagaagaagaagaagaagttaaaggagaaacaaaagttgttaCTTGGTGTTATGTATGGTATGGGACATGGCAGCAAATGCTTTGTTGGGGTATTTATAAAGGGTGACAGAGTTCAGTTATTCCCCACTGGATATTTCATTGCAAGTTCGAGAAACCGTTGATTTCCTATGGAAAGGGGCACTGCACCTGCAGCCAAACCATAGAGACTTTTACTTTGTCAGTTCAACTCATTTACTTTGATTTTCTTCCTAAGGTGACCCTACCCAACCCAAGTACTAAGTTTAATAACAAATTGGAATATCAAATTTAATTCATAAGATTTGCTCAATTAACAGAGATATTTTTACATCTAAGTTCTACCTATAAACTAATAATTTGCTTTCCTCATGACAAGGAGTTCCAACAAATAAAAAGATGTATGTAACTAATATAAAATGATTAAGGGAGCATGGAGTTGTTGAATGTGAACCTCGCTTAATCTTCTTACATGAAAAATAGATTTTATATAATAAGAAGTTCAATGTGTAAATTGATTTTCTATAATTATATAAACGAAATCTAAATTGTGGTTTTATCCATATGTacaactttaattttaattctattat
This is a stretch of genomic DNA from Gossypium arboreum isolate Shixiya-1 chromosome 11, ASM2569848v2, whole genome shotgun sequence. It encodes these proteins:
- the LOC108473148 gene encoding heavy metal-associated isoprenylated plant protein 46-like, producing MKQKMVVKVTMKGEKSRSKALKIVVGLSGVESASLKGDDKSQIEVTGDGVDAVKLTSLLRKGVGYAELVSVSAADKKDDKKDETKLPPPFYYYQCQPVPPYGYVENYGPSCSIL